A section of the Primulina eburnea isolate SZY01 chromosome 1, ASM2296580v1, whole genome shotgun sequence genome encodes:
- the LOC140835884 gene encoding protein YCF54, chloroplastic-like codes for MLGCTTLNLGCLGGVMLNAPVHNASKPFLIPATKPLPLLNSSKPISSWKSRISVKTAVAAVDSSDPTEAEEQAEKKKAYHFLVANAKFMLDEEEHFKELLAERLRLYEERDKEQDFWLVTEPKFLDKFPNITKRLKRPAVALVSTNGTWIKFMKLRLDRVLQDSFEADNVEEALASNPVNLEFEKPENWTAPYTKYEYGWWEPFLPPKTSSV; via the exons ATGTTGGGTTGTACTACACTGAACCTGGGTTGTTTAGGTGGCGTGATGCTGAATGCTCCCGTCCACAATGCCAGTAAACCTTTCTTGATCCCTGCAACGAAACCGCTGCCCTTGTTGAATTCTTCGAAACCCATCAGCAGCTGGAAATCAAGAATCTCAGTGAAAACGGCAGTGGCTGCGGTTGATTCCTCTGATCCAACTGAGGCG GAAGAACAAGCTGAGAAGAAAAAAGCATATCATTTTCTTGTGGCGAATGCCAAATTCATGTTGGATGAGGAAGAGCATTTCAAGGAACTTCTAGCTGAGCGTCTCAGGCTTTACGAGGAGAGGGACAAAGAGCAAGATTTTTGGCTTGTGACTGAACCTAAGTTCTTGGACAAGTTCCCCAATATTACCAAGAGACTCAAGAGACCTGCTGTTGCTCTTGTTTCAACCAATGGCACTTGGATTAA GTTCATGAAGTTAAGACTGGACCGCGTGTTGCAAGATAGCTTCGAAGCTGACAATGTAGAAGAGGCTCTGGCTTCAAATCCTGTTAATCTCGAGTTTGAAAAGCCCGAAAACTGGACAGCTCCTTATACCAAATACGAATATGGGTGGTGGGAGCCGTTCCTTCCCCCAAAGACATCATCGGTATGA